In Aspergillus fumigatus Af293 chromosome 2, whole genome shotgun sequence, a genomic segment contains:
- a CDS encoding DNA-directed RNA polymerase I core subunit RPA12 — MSAIGSLIFCTDCGNLLPESTGDPTKILVCDVCGARNKDTVPNTIISESKPNAFPSTLRAKRSAVQTLTAEDKRTEALTQHTCARCGRKEMYFTTVQLRSADEGSTVFYTCVCGYKETTNN, encoded by the exons ATGTCTGCCATTGGATCTTTGATTTTCTGCACAGATTGTGGAAATCTCCTGCCAGAGTCGACTGGTGATCCGACTAAGATCCTTGTCTGCGATGTTTGCGGCGCTCGGAACAAAG ATACTGTCCCCAACACGATCATCTCTGAGTCAAAACCGAATGCCTTCCCGTCGACATTAAGAGCCAAGAGATCTGCAGTTCAGACCTTGACAGCTGAAGATAAGCGAACTGAAGCACTGACACAACATACATGTGCCAGATgtgggaggaaggagatgtACTTCACGACGGTGCAATTGCGCAGTGCAGATGAAGGAAGTACAGTGTTCTACACCTGTGTTTGCGGTTACAA GGAAACCACAAATAATTAG
- a CDS encoding deoxyhypusine monooxygenase, with protein MSPSATDTTEVMDPTILTLRKVLTSESEPLGRRFRALFSLKHLACLQPPTEKTLPAIQAIAAAFTSPSALLKHELAYCLGQTRNPASLPFLQQVAKDTEQDTMCRHEAAEALGALGYEDSLEILKALRDNQNEPEVIRETCDIAVDRILWENSEARKAEKLKTRYEASVLIHHLSISLLQMLIASCVPNHSDFTSIDPAPPLPMTASEPSIPEIEQTLLDTSLPLFLRYRAMFALRDLASPPDLPTATRAVEALAKGLKDPSALFRHEIAFVFGQLCHPASIPSLTEALSNQSEAGMVRHEAAEALGSLGDYEGVEETLRKFLNDPEQVVRDSVIVALDMAEYEKNGEVEYALVPDAGVAAA; from the coding sequence ATGTCCCCTTCTGCAACCGATACCACAGAGGTCATGGATCCCACCATCCTCACCCTTCGCAAAGTCCTCACATCTGAATCGGAGCCGCTCGGTCGCCGATTCCGTGCCCTGTTCTCCTTGAAGCACCTTGCGTGCCTGCAGCCGCCTACTGAGAAGACGCTCCCCGCAATTCAGGCTATTGCTGCTGCCTTTACTTCACCATCAGCCTTGCTGAAACATGAACTTGCATACTGCTTGGGCCAGACTCGGAATCCGGCGTCTTTGCCGTTCCTACAACAAGTCGCGAAGGACACGGAGCAAGATACAATGTGCCGTCATGAAGCCGCAGAGGCTTTGGGTGCTTTGGGTTACGAGGACAGCTTGGAGATCTTGAAGGCTCTTAGAGACAATCAGAATGAGCCCGAAGTTATTAGAGAGACCTGCGATATTGCAGTGGACCGGATTCTGTGGGAAAACTCAGAAGCAAGAAAAGCTGAGAAATTAAAGACAAGGTATGAGGCATCTGTATTGATTCACCATCTTTCTATTTCTCTTTTGCAAATGCTTATTGCATCATGTGTACCAAATCACAGTGACTTTACCTCGATCGACCCCGCTCCACCACTCCCAATGACGGCCAGTGAACCTTCCATTCCCGAAATAGAGCAGACTCTACTCGACACAAGTCTACCATTGTTTCTGAGATACCGTGCGATGTTCGCCTTGCGCGACCTCGCTTCTCCTCCCGATCTTCCCACAGCGACTCGCGCTGTTGAGGCGCTGGCCAAGGGCCTCAAAGATCCGTCTGCACTTTTTCGCCATGAGATTGCGTTCGTCTTTGGTCAACTCTGCCACCCAGCGTCAATTCCAAGCCTCACCGAAGCGCTTAGCAATCAAAGCGAGGCCGGTATGGTGCGACACGAAGCGGCTGAGGCTTTGGGAAGCTTGGGCGACTATGAGGGTGTCGAGGAGACGCTAAGGAAATTCTTGAACGACCCGGAGCAGGTGGTAAGAGACAGTGTCATTGTGGCTCTCGATATGGCGGAGTATGAAAAGAATGGCGAAGTTGAGTATGCTTTGGTGCCTGATGCTGGcgttgctgctgcatga